A part of Cannabis sativa cultivar Pink pepper isolate KNU-18-1 chromosome 6, ASM2916894v1, whole genome shotgun sequence genomic DNA contains:
- the LOC115695820 gene encoding bifunctional dethiobiotin synthetase/7,8-diamino-pelargonic acid aminotransferase, mitochondrial → MLPLLTSFLRHRHRHRHVILLRRQSKPYSSSSNVESNINLPIPLSSPTYFIWSSNTSLGKTLVSAGIAASFLLCSHQPLLRKRFLYLKPVQTGFPSDSDSRFVFSKISAISARQTLSRSILATDRVLKASCPSVVAALPGGEVGDGGGMLDLESSYRECRIPGEEDGEHSELMCETMFAWREAVSPHLAAGRENGMVEDSDLVGILRRRLNCGFSEEKMNAFCVVETAGGIASPGPSGTLQCDLYRPFRLPAILVGDGRLGGISGTISAYESLKLRGYDVVAVVIEDHGLENEVPLGSYLRQSVPVLVLPSIPQDLSDDLMEWFDAARGVFDSLVKTMVSAQSEQIKRLHEMPKKAINVFWWPFTQHSLVSEEDVTVIDSRCGENFAVFKAQNNGVMTQQFDACASWWTQGPDSTLQTELARDMGYAAARYGHVMFPENVYEPALECAELLLEGVGKGWASRTYFSDNGSTAIEIALKMAFRKFLYDHGGLSNSVNDNSAETSTQLMVLALTGSYHGDTLGAMEAQAPSSYTGFLQQPWYTGRGLFLSPPTVFLSNNTWNLSLPEGMHSNKLKDADITFSSRNEVFNTSRDKSNLAEIYSSYISFELARYPESKGSIGALIMEPVIQGAGGMHLVDPLFQRVLVNVCRSKSIPIIFDEVFTGFWRLGTETATKLLSCVPDIACYGKLMTGGIIPLSVTLATESVFESFIGDSKLTALLHGHSYSAHALGCTAATKAIRWFKDPQTNKNLNSEGSSLKEMWDKELVYKLSSHPAVQRVVALGTIFALELRAEGSNAGYASIYARSLLKKLREEDNLYMRPLGNVLYLMCGPCTSTQICTQVLFKLYKRLDEFSKNQ, encoded by the exons ATGCTCCCTCTTCTCACCTCCTTCCTCCGCCACCGCCACCGCCACCGCCACGTCATCCTCCTCCGTCGTCAATCCAAACCTTACTCCTCTTCCTCCAATGTCGAATCCAACATTAACCTACCTATTCCTCTCTCCTCTCCCACCTACTTTATCTGGTCCTCCAACACCTCCCTCGGCAAAACCCTCGTCTCCGCCGGAATCGCCGCCTCATTTCTCCTCTGTTCTCACCAACCGCTACTTAGAAAGCGATTCCTTTACCTCAAGCCAGTTCAGACTGGCTTCCCTTCTGATTCCGATTCTCGCTTTGTCTTCTCGAAGATCTCTGCTATCTCCGCCCGACAAACCCTCTCCCGCTCTATTCTAGCTACTGATCGTGTTCTTAAGGCCTCCTGTCCTTCCGTTGTGGCTGCATTGCCTGGCGGAGAAGTTGGGGATGGTGGTGGAATGCTTGATTTGGAATCTAGCTACAGAGAATGCAGAATTCCTGGGGAGGAAGACGGTGAGCATTCGGAATTGATGTGTGAGACGATGTTTGCGTGGAGAGAAGCGGTTTCGCCACATTTGGCTGCTGGGAGAGAGAATGGGATGGTGGAAGACTCGGATTTGGTTGGGATTTTGAGGAGGCGTTTGAATTGTGGGTTTTCGGAGGAAAAGATGAATGCTTTTTGTGTTGTTGAGACTGCTGGTGGGATTGCCAGTCCAGGGCCTTCTGGGACTCTTCAGTGTGACTTGTATAg ACCTTTTCGTTTACCTGCAATTCTAGTTGGGGATGGTCGCCTGGGTGGTATTTCTGGAACTATTTCAGCTTATGAGAGCTTAAAACTTCGTGGTTatgatgttgttgctgttgttattGAAGATCATGGTCTTGAAAATGAGGTGCCCTTAGGATCATATCTTCGACAAAG TGTGCCTGTTCTTGTGCTTCCATCTATTCCACAAGATTTATCAGATGATCTTATGGAATGGTTTGATGCTGCGCGTGGGGTGTTTGATTCACTTGTGAAAACTATGGTATCCGCACAATCAGAACAAATAAAGAGATTACATGAGATGCCAAAGAAGGCCATAAATGTATTCTGGTGGCCATTTACTCAGCACAGTTTAGTGTCAGAAGAAGATGTCACTGTTATTGATTCGCGTTGTGGTGAGAACTTTGCAGTTTTCAAG GCTCAAAACAATGGTGTCATGACACAACAATTTGATGCCTGTGCTAGTTGGTGGACTCAAGGACCTGACTCAACGTTACAG ACTGAGCTCGCAAGAGATATGGGTTATGCTGCTGCAAGATATGGGCATGTAATGTTTCCTGAGAATGTTTATGAGCCGGCCTTAGAATGTGCTGAACTTTTGCTTGAAGGTGTTGGAAAAG GTTGGGCTTCTCGAACATATTTTTCAGACAATGGATCCACAGCAATTGAAATTGCCCTTAAGATGGCCTTTCGTAAGTTCTTATATGATCATGGAGGACTTTCTAATTCTGTAAATGATAACTCAGCTGAAACGTCTACTCAGCTCATG GTCCTAGCTCTTACTGGGTCTTATCATGGTGATACTTTGGGTGCTATGGAAGCACAAGCACCATCATCTTATACCGGCTTCCTACAACAGCCAtg GTACACTGGAAGAGGCCTTTTTCTGAGCCCCCCTACAGTCTTTTTGAGCAACAATACATGGAATCTTTCCTTACCTGAAGGGATGCATTCAAACAAATTAAAAGACGCCGACATCA CCTTCAGTTCACGCAATGAAGTTTTCAATACAAGCAGGGACAAGTCAAATCTGGCAGAAATTTATTCATCATATATAAGTTTTGAATTAGCACGATATCCTGAATCAAAAGGTTCTATTGGAGCTTTGATCATGGAACCAG TTATACAAGGCGCTGGGGGAATGCATTTAGTTGATCCACTTTTCCAGCGGGTTCTCGTTAATGTATGTCGAAGTAAAAGTATACCCATTATCTTTGATGAGGTTTTTACTGGCTTCTGGCGTCTGGGTACAGAG ACTGCAACCAAATTACTTTCCTGTGTACCGGATATTGCCTGCTATGGAAAGCTTATGACAGGTGGAATTATACCGTTATCTGTCACGTTGGCTACAGAATCTGTATTTGAGTCATTCATCGGTGACTCTAAG CTGACAGCCCTTTTGCATGGACACTCGTATTCAGCACATGCTCTTGGATGTACAGCAGCTACCAAAGCCATAAGATGGTTTAAAGATCCTCAGAcaaacaaaaatttgaattcTGAAGGAAGTTCGCTCAAGGAG ATGTGGGATAAAGAGCTAGTATATAAGCTTTCATCACATCCAGCAGTTCAGAGAGTGGTTGCATTGGGAACCATTTTCGCCTTGGAACTCCGAGCAGAAGGTTCTAATGCCGG GTATGCATCCATTTATGCAAGATCACTTCTTAAGAAGCTCAGGGAAGAAGACAACCTCTACATGAGGCCTTTGGGTAATGTCTTATATCTCATGTGTGGACCCTGCACATCTACTCAGATCTGTACCCAAGTACTCTTCAAGCTTTACAAAAGGCTTGATGAATTTAGCAAAAATCAGTGA
- the LOC115725102 gene encoding uncharacterized protein LOC115725102, whose translation MLVANSFDLWQKDAFFSAAEEVQESADIMESAYRTWIRERRERPAMENLDELCRELQTALGTAKWQLEEFERAVRLSYGHRGEDHSTARHSQFVAAIESQISRVESALRESYIEQGKQPLRWVNLDEDERDDLAAFLSGTTTQIAESDKNESLESRPYSMSTFLENQNKGKAASLEPNNASSQRDTLEIVCVKDELDLKKDVNYAMEVENAGSRNDVICQAERTANTRRTWSTPNFGALKIVIADECQDNNRLMSEYESTPKEKGSKLVFWKKKSSDLSQANGAVSLLNQLYGWVIGSQRQLQNSPRLHYGRSIQVTLVLMLTIFLIVPFLVYSN comes from the exons ATGTTGGTGGCCAATAGCTTTGATCTATGGCAGAAAGATGCTTTCTTCTCTGCTGCAGAGGAGGTTCAAGAATCTGCTGATAt AATGGAATCAGCATACAGAACATGGATCAGAGAAAGGAGGGAAAGACCAGCAATGGAGAATCTTGATGAGCTATGTAGAGAGCTCCAAACTGCTTTAGGTACTGCTAAATGGCAG TTAGAAGAGTTTGAGAGGGCTGTCAGATTGAGCTATGGACATCGTGGTGAAGATCATTCAACTGCTAGACATAGTCAATTTGTTGCTGCCATTGAAAGTCAAATTTCCCGTGTGGAATCAGCTTTAAGAGAATCGTATATTGAACAAGGAAAGCAACCTCTTAGATGGGTTAACCTTGATGAAGACGAACGTGATGATTTAGCTGCGTTTCTCTCTGGAACAACTACCCAAATTGCAGAAAGTGACAAAAATGAATCGCTAGAATCGAGACCTTACTCGATGTCTACCTTCTTGGAAAATCAAAATAAGGGAAAAGCTGCAAGTCTTGAACCTAATAATGCTTCCAGCCAAAGAGATACCTTGGAAATAGTTTGTGTTAAAGATGAATTGGATTTGAAAAAGGATGTCAACTATGCCATGGAGGTGGAAAACGCGGGGTCAAGGAACGATGTTATTTGCCAAGCAGAAAGAACAGCTAATACAAGAAGAACATGGAGTACACCGAATTTCGGTGCTTTGAAGATTGTAATAGCAGATGAATGTCAAGATAATAATAGATTGATGTCGGAATATGAGAGCACACCTAAAGAAAAGGGGTCTAAGCTTGTTTTCTGGAAGAAAAAGTCTTCAGATCTTTCCCAGGCAAATGGAGCAGTTAGTCTGTTGAACCAG CTTTATGGTTGGGTTATTGGGTCACAGAGGCAATTGCAGAATTCACCTCGGTTACATTATGGTCGATCGATTCAAGTAACACTTGTGTTAATGCTGACTATATTTTTGATCG TACCATTTCTAGTTTATTCAAATTGA
- the LOC115724447 gene encoding uncharacterized protein LOC115724447, which translates to MNSVAKHAATLLKRPNEQLQQCRGIRVKVLDGNLERALTFMQRKMQSSGIERLIKNEQTHHIKNSEKRVLARKNLQLKIRSQELARKLRAILIKKVRGL; encoded by the exons ATGAACTCAGTGGCGAAGCATGCGGCAACCCTATTGAAACGGCCGAATGAACAGCTTCAGCAATGCAGAGGAATTAGGGTTAAGGTACTTGATGGCAACCTGGAGCGTGCCCTAACGTTTATGCAGCGAAAGATGCAATCGAGTGGGATCGAGCGACTTATTAAGAACGAGCAGACTCATCACATCAAGAACTCCGAGAAGCGTGTATTGGCAAGGAAGAATCTTCAACTTAAGATACGATCACAAGAGCTTGCTCGTAAACTCCGAGCTATTCTCATCAAGAAAGTCAG GGGTCTATGA
- the LOC115725159 gene encoding uncharacterized protein LOC115725159: MSGRGKGGKGLGKGGAKRHRKVLRDNIQGITKPAIRRLARRGGVKRISGLIYEETRGVLKIFLENVIRDAVTYTEHARRKTVTAMDVVYALKRQGRTLYGFGGLSNGSQSKLTPYADRYLIQRSQSNIPTPINTLPNLISDNISNKLTTKKNEKKTCREGKEPKMSGRGKGGKGLGKGGAKRHRKVLRDNIQGITKPAIRRLARRGGVKRISGLIYEETRGVLKIFLENVIRDAVTYTEHARRKTVTAMDVVYALKRQGRTLYGFGG, translated from the exons ATGTCAGGAAGAGGAAAAGGAGGAAAGGGTTTGGGAAAGGGAGGAGCCAAGAGGCATCGTAAGGTTCTCAGGGACAACATCCAGGGAATCACCAAGCCGGCGATTCGCCGTTTGGCCAGACGTGGCGGAGTTAAGCGTATCAGCGGTCTCATCTACGAGGAGACTCGCGGTGTACTCAAGATCTTTCTCGAGAACGTTATCCGTGACGCCGTTACTTACACCGAGCACGCTCGACGTAAGACTGTTACCGCCATGGACGTCGTCTATGCTTTGAAAAGACAAGGACGAACTCTGTACGGATTCGGAGGT TTATCCAACGGTTCACAATCCAAACTCACTCCCTACGCGGATCGCTACTTAATCCAACGGTCACAATCAAACATCCCAACACCTATAAATACCCTACCCAACCTCATTTCCGATAACATCAGCAACAAACTCACCACTaagaaaaacgaaaagaaaaCTTGCAGAGAAGGAAAAGAACCGAAAATGTCAGGAAGAGGAAAAGGAGGAAAGGGTTTGGGAAAGGGAGGAGCCAAGAGGCATCGCAAGGTTCTCAGGGACAACATTCAGGGCATCACTAAGCCGGCGATTCGCCGTTTGGCCAGACGTGGCGGAGTCAAGCGTATCAGCGGTCTCATCTACGAGGAGACTCGCGGTGTACTCAAGATCTTTCTCGAGAACGTTATCCGTGACGCCGTTACTTACACTGAGCACGCTCGCCGGAAGACTGTTACCGCCATGGACGTCGTCTATGCTCTCAAGAGACAAGGACGAACTCTGTACGGATTCGGAGGCTGA